A region of Chloracidobacterium sp. DNA encodes the following proteins:
- a CDS encoding CPBP family intramembrane metalloprotease, translating into MNTILFDNSHKLRSGWRAAIFLFVFAFAATLFGLIASSALNANEHDTSQPSNISFTVNAIVTLLSALLAGWLCGRLLEQLPFSALGAAFTKGWLKHLLLGILIGAVTLGFAVLIAFGAGGERFTFNPASGVFYSLVISFIVFAAGAAWEEALFRGYVLQTFARSDLAWLAILLTSIIFGLGHFRNPNATVISTANTILAGIWFSVAYLKTRDLWLVWGMHLMWNWMQGSVFGIEVSGLTDLTTNPLLKEIDTGPTWLTGTTYGLEGGIACTGAILLSMAVIHILPISTTENTEITELRSQ; encoded by the coding sequence ATGAATACGATACTGTTCGACAATTCACACAAACTCCGCAGCGGCTGGCGGGCGGCGATCTTTTTGTTTGTATTCGCGTTTGCCGCAACTTTGTTCGGACTGATCGCCAGTTCTGCGTTAAATGCGAACGAGCACGACACGTCGCAACCCTCGAATATTTCTTTCACCGTCAACGCAATCGTAACGCTCCTTTCCGCACTTCTTGCCGGTTGGCTGTGCGGTAGATTGCTTGAGCAACTTCCCTTCAGTGCATTGGGTGCGGCGTTTACCAAAGGCTGGTTGAAGCATCTGCTGCTCGGTATATTGATCGGCGCCGTTACACTTGGTTTCGCTGTCCTGATTGCGTTTGGCGCAGGTGGTGAGCGGTTTACATTCAATCCTGCAAGCGGAGTTTTTTACTCGCTTGTAATTTCGTTTATTGTTTTCGCCGCAGGCGCTGCTTGGGAAGAGGCTCTCTTCCGCGGTTACGTTCTCCAAACCTTCGCACGGTCGGATCTCGCTTGGCTGGCTATTCTGTTGACGTCGATCATTTTTGGCCTCGGTCACTTTCGGAACCCAAACGCCACCGTCATCTCGACCGCGAACACCATCCTCGCCGGCATCTGGTTCAGCGTAGCTTACCTAAAAACGCGTGATCTGTGGTTAGTTTGGGGAATGCATCTGATGTGGAACTGGATGCAAGGCTCAGTTTTTGGCATCGAAGTGAGCGGCCTGACAGATCTCACGACCAACCCGTTGCTAAAAGAGATAGACACCGGCCCAACCTGGCTCACCGGCACAACCTACGGCCTCGAAGGCGGCATCGCGTGCACAGGTGCGATCCTGCTTTCGATGGCCGTTATCCATATTCTGCCAATTTCTACCACAGAGAACACAGAGATCACTGAGTTAAGAAGCCAATAG